The Brachyspira aalborgi sequence TCAAAATATTTATTTAAAATATCCAAATATATTTTTTCGTTATTCGTCTTATTCATTAAATATATATATTGATTAAATGAAAGTTTAAGATAATCGTAATAATGTAAAATCTCAGTTTTTTGACTGCAAAGAAAATTATAAAATTCGTTTAATGTAGTTTTTGTGTCCAAGCAAGTCTTTTCAAATCTTTCAATCGTGAGTTTAGAAATATCTTTATTACTATAGCCCGCATCGTTATTGCAAATATATAGTTCTTCTTTAATCGCTTTGTAGCTTTTGCAAAAATAAATTGTTATTAAACATTGAAGCATATCTTCGGAATGTATTAAATGGCTATCTGGCAAATATTTTAATCCTTCTTTAATGATTTCGTTTTTGAATGCTTTACCGCACATATTATGAGGCAATTTTTCGCTTAAAACTTCGTTAAATAGAAAATCTTTATTAATAATGCTTCTTTTTGAGGATAGATACCAAGCGGTTTTATTTTCTTCTTTTTTATTTTTGTTGGAAGAAATTACCTTTGCGCTAAAATGAATAATATCATATTCTTTATTAATAGAATTGTAAATTATTTGAAGGGCGTCAGTTGTTAATCTATCGTCTGCATCCAAATAGATAATGTATTTTCCATTTGAATTAATCGCTCCAATTTTTCTTGAGTAAAGCGTTCCTTTGTTTGTTTCGTTTCGGATATATTTAATATTGTTATAATTTTTTATTTTATAATCTACAGTAGAGGCATCGTCAACAATAATGAGTTCATAATCTTTGAAAGTTTGATTAAT is a genomic window containing:
- a CDS encoding glycosyltransferase family 2 protein, which translates into the protein MSFNINKTPFFTVIVPVYNTNESYLIEAIESVINQTFKDYELIIVDDASTVDYKIKNYNNIKYIRNETNKGTLYSRKIGAINSNGKYIIYLDADDRLTTDALQIIYNSINKEYDIIHFSAKVISSNKNKKEENKTAWYLSSKRSIINKDFLFNEVLSEKLPHNMCGKAFKNEIIKEGLKYLPDSHLIHSEDMLQCLITIYFCKSYKAIKEELYICNNDAGYSNKDISKLTIERFEKTCLDTKTTLNEFYNFLCSQKTEILHYYDYLKLSFNQYIYLMNKTNNEKIYLDILNKYFDKELIERYNEFEKLHQYYLTPLYIQEEINKKLLPYFFSIIFYGYYIKIRIFGISINLKTNKCYNKPIIVSLNNLLKNIFSLSSNSKELVLKICGLKFIK